The genomic interval GGGCTACCTTCTTCAGGAATTTTACGGGGCGATCCGGCATGGCAGCGCGGCGATCACCACTTGTCATGATAATGTGCGCTCATTGGCGATGGTGTTCCAGACGATTGCCTCCTTCGAGACCGGGCTGCCAGTGACCTTTTCGTGAATCATTGGGAGTCGAGCGGACACCCTCGCCACGCCTTTACGCCTTGCGCGAACGGGTGACCAACCATGAAAGCAAGCGCTGTCGCTGGCGACGGCGGCGCACCCGCTTGAGCAGTTCAAACAACGAGGCACGTCCGCCATACCGTTTTTTCAGCGCCTCCTCTTGGCGCATCAGCCAGACGTAAAAATCGGTAGGGGTATACGAGGGAAACAAGGTGCTTATATCGGTTTCCCCCATCAGTTGAAGGATCGGTTCGTACTGCATGTCATACCACGCGGCAACGGCATCCTGATAAGGGATTTCAACCTCGTCAATGCATTCCAACGCCTCCTGATAGGCGGCGATCTGGCAAAGAATTTCGAGGTAGCCGCCCGCCCGTGTCAATTCAACCTGCGCATCGGGGCGAAGGCGATCAAGATGCGTCGTTTCGAGGAAATCACGCCGTTCCCCCGCCACCAAAAGGGCGTCTATGTCAGACATCTCTTGAAGTTCGTCGGAAGATACAGGCAGGGTATCTATATACTCCCACACATAGGCTTCGATTGTCTCCGCCTTAAAATGATGGGCGACGGAAATTCGGTGGTTGCCATCTTTCACAAAGTACCACTCGCCCACCTTGTAGAGTTCAACGGGCGGCGCTCCCCCCCGTGTGAACGCCAAATTCAAAGCGGCAACCTGAATCCAGCGATCTCGGTTGAAATCACGCATGGGAAGAAAAGCGCGGTTAAAATCATGGTAGCGTCCAAAACTGCCCACAATCTTGTTTAGGGGGATGATCTGCACGCCGCGATAGACAGAATTCCTCAGGTGAAGGCGATCCACAACCTCTTGGAAGTTTAACAGGGGGTGGGTGCGTCCGAGGGTGAAAAACCGCGACCAAAACGCCTTCCACCGGGCGCTTTTCCATGCGCTGACAGCTTCAGGTGGGTAGGTACTCGACATCGTAGGGCGCTTCCTCTTGTAGACACCGAATTATACCGACAGGGTGAGATGTTAAGCAAGACGACCCACCCTTTAGAGAAACCCAAAAAGGCAGCTAGACACAATGTTCACCAACCTATCGAATACACCAGAAACGCCCCAAGCAGACGAGCAATCCGAACCCCCACCCCATCTCCGCCCACAAAACCGCTGGCGACGGCGCATCGGGCGGGTGGGCTGCGCCATCCTCTTGATCCCCTGGTTCGCCCTCATGCTGACCCCTTGCCTTGTTCTGACCTTGGCGTTCCAGCGCGAAATTACCCTGACCCACAGCGATCTCCCCCACCACGCCTTCCGTGTGTGGCTGATCCAAGAGCGCGACGCGCAGGGGTTGGCGGTGGTCACCTCGCGGCGGGTGGAGATCACCACGCCGGAGCCGCTGGCGTGCGTGGTCTACGATGTACGGTTTTTCCTCTGGGGTGGAGACGCCGAAAAAGCGGGCGCAAAGCCTGTCCATAGCTGCGAGTGTTTCACTCGCAGCGAATCAACATGGCGTTCCCGTTTGACGGGTGAAACGGCGTGCCGCGCTGCCGAATAGGGACGTAAAGGGGGCATCGTGCGACGCCCGTCCTTCTTGTAAGAAGGCTGGTTGCAATCCAACCAGTGAAGGTACTGCAATAATTGTAAAATAGTGCGAATCCCTATTTCTCGCAATCGAAAAGGAATCACAGCGCCCGTGACCACGACAACGAAACTCGTCCTTCGTTCGCGCCGGACACAGACGGCAGCGGCGCTCGGCTTGCTGACCGTCGCCGCCATTTGGGGGTCTACCTTCGTCGTCGTTAAGACGGCAACCTCGGCTTTTCCTGTCCTCGCCTTTCTGACCGTTCGCTTTGGAATCGCATCGTTGGCGCTGCTGCCGCTGGCGGTTGGGCGCGGGGCGCTCACCCGCCGCGAGGTGGCATGGGGCGTTGGGGCGGGCATCCTCTTTGCCGGGGGGTATGTCTTTCAGACCTTCGCCTTGCGCCTGAGCGATTCCGGGCGGGTGGGCTTCATCACCGGCTTGTATGTGATTCTCGTGCCGCTCTTGGCACTCCTGATTCACCGCTACCCACTGACGCGCCCGATCTTCTTCAGCGGCATCCTCGCGCTGCTAGGCATGGCAATCTTAGGGTACACACCGGGGAGCAACCTGCTTGGGGATGGGCTTGCCCTTGCCTGCGCTCTCAGCTTTGCCGGACAAATCCTCGTCGTGGAGCGCTTTCCGGTGGGGGTGATTGACACGCGGCGAAACGCCTTCTTTCAGGCGCTGACGGTGACCCTTGTGGCGAGTGGACTCATGCTCGCTTTGGTGGGGGGGAATAGCTGCGCCGAAGGGCTGTTTTGCGATCTGATCCGCCCCTTTGCCGAACCTTTCCCAACGCACCTGCCGCTGGACGTGTTGGCGGTTGCCGCCTACACGGGCGTTTTGGCAACGGCGCTGGCGTTGGGCGTCCAAGTCTGGGCGCAAAAATACCTTCCGCCCAGTGAAGCGGCGATCATTTTTGCCATGGAAGCGCCCTTTGCGGCGATTTTTGGGATACTCTTTTTGCGGGAGCGAATCACCCTTCCCGCCGTGATCGGCTGTGCGCTGATCTTCGCGGCGATGATCGTAGCGACGGCAAAAAAGAGGGCGTAGGAACGCCGGCACTCCGACTCATCTCACAAATACTTCTCTACCGCCCATCCCCCCTCGCGGACGATGGGAATAGCGTCTGGGGAAATGCCCGGTCTAAAGGTCAGCGCGTTTTTGCCCATCGCCGCATCAAAGACATCACCCATGACATCCGCCAGCGCCACCGGAATCCCTAGCGCATTCGCCACATCCAACGGGGAATGATCGTCCAAGCTGATCCCATCGGGGTGATCGAACATGATCCGAGGGAGGATGGCGATCTCACCAAGCGTTCCCGCCGTTTTGCACGCCAGCAGGTGAGCAATCACATCTTTGCCCATCAGCAGACCGGCAACAGTGATGCCCTTTCCCAACCCGGTGTTGACAACGCCTTCTACCGTCACTGTCAGCCCGCTTGCCTCGCTTAGTTCGACAGCGGCGCGTTCCAGCGTGGGGGCAAAAAGCGTCCCCGTGACGAGCGTCAGACGGCGCACCAGCGGAGCAAAAGTGGGAAGTTCCTCCGCCCGCACCACCGCCCATTCATCCAAGAACTGGCGCACCATGCCTAAGCCGTTTTCGTGCAGAGCGAGATCATCATAGCTTGATAGGGGCGGTACATCCCGCCCGGCAACGAGATACCATTCGTCGGTGGGGTAGACGAACCCGACGCCTATCTTCGCCCGACAGCGCCTCTGCCAGCGCTCGCAGGTGGCGAGGATCGCCTCGGCATGGGCGGCTTCGTTGGTTGTTAAGCCGTAGCGGTGAAACTTTGTCAAGCCAACGGGGACAACGCTGATGCTGCGCACCGTCGGGTACAGGGCGAAAAGGTCGTTGAGGCTTTGCTCCATGTGCGCCCCATCGTTGACGCCGGGCATGATCACAAGCTGCGTATGAATCTCAAAGCCGTGTTCCGCTAAACCCCGTAGTTGGGCGAGGATGTCGGGGGCGGTAGGGTTGCCCAGGCACTCCCGCCGGAGCGTCAGATCGGTGGCGTGGACGGAGACGTAGAGCGGGCTAAGGTGCTGTTCGATCAGGCGATCCCAATCGTGTGCGGAAAGATTCGTCAGCGTGACAAAATGCCCAAAGAGGAACGAATAGCGGTAATCATCATCTTTGATGTAAAGCGTCCGGCGCATCTTCGGACCCATTTGGAGGACAAAACAGAACTCGCAGAGGTTGTTACAGCGACGAATGTCAATATCAAAGGTAGGGTGATCAAATTCCAGCCCTAAGGGTTGGTTGTAGGCACGCTCCCCCGAAAGGGTGTGCAGCACTTCCCCCCGCCGGATGGTCAGTTCTAGCCATTCCTCCGCGCCGTAATACTGGACATCGATCACATCCTCACAGGGGTGACCGTTCAGGCTAAGCAGTTCATCGCCGGGCAGGACGCCCAAAGCGGCGGCGGCACTCTCTGGGATCACCGCCCGTATTTTACCGACGGGCGAGGCGGGAGATTTCGCTTGGGGGGTGGGCATAAGCGTTCGCGCTGTCTCTTTCCTAAATGGCTAGGGCGTTGCCGCTGGCGAGGGCGTCTCAGCGGATACGGGTGTTTCAACGGCGGGGGCATCAATGACGATGGCGGGGTCGTCGTAATCGAAAAACTCCATTGTCCACATGGTTGGTTCGGGGTATTGGTCAGTGACCGTTTCCGGTTGGATAAGTACCATCCGTTCGACCCGTTCAGTATCGACGCGAATGTAGATTGTCGCTATCGCGTCGCCCGTCCCCCGAATCAAGCCCGCCGTCACCGCCATAATCTCCGAGACGCTGGCAATCCCGCTCACTTTGTAGACCTGTACGCCAAAAAGGTCTTCCACGCCCTCTAGTTTCACCTCACGAAGGGAATTCAGCGCCCGTTTGATGCCATCCTCGCCGCGAATCAACTTATCGGCATTGAACCCGGGGGAGAAATCTTGGCGCAGCCAACGGTTGCCGGTCAGGACGATATGCTTGAAATACTGCTCGTCACCGATTGCCACAATGTCAATCTGCCCCGGTATGCCGCTGACTGCTGCGCTGACCTTTGCCCCCACTTTGTCAGGGGCGGTGTACCCGCCATCGGCAGAGACGAAGGAGATCAGTTTGGCATCGTCAATGAAGCCCGGTGCGCCGCTCAGTTGCAGCTTAAAATGGAGCGAGGCGACGCCCTG from Anaerolineales bacterium carries:
- a CDS encoding LppX_LprAFG lipoprotein, which produces MYVPSFSQSSRRLIIALCLILALTACGGGGSAATPTVAPTARTLLDKAAMDIQGVASLHFKLQLSGAPGFIDDAKLISFVSADGGYTAPDKVGAKVSAAVSGIPGQIDIVAIGDEQYFKHIVLTGNRWLRQDFSPGFNADKLIRGEDGIKRALNSLREVKLEGVEDLFGVQVYKVSGIASVSEIMAVTAGLIRGTGDAIATIYIRVDTERVERMVLIQPETVTDQYPEPTMWTMEFFDYDDPAIVIDAPAVETPVSAETPSPAATP
- a CDS encoding DUF512 domain-containing protein, whose amino-acid sequence is MPTPQAKSPASPVGKIRAVIPESAAAALGVLPGDELLSLNGHPCEDVIDVQYYGAEEWLELTIRRGEVLHTLSGERAYNQPLGLEFDHPTFDIDIRRCNNLCEFCFVLQMGPKMRRTLYIKDDDYRYSFLFGHFVTLTNLSAHDWDRLIEQHLSPLYVSVHATDLTLRRECLGNPTAPDILAQLRGLAEHGFEIHTQLVIMPGVNDGAHMEQSLNDLFALYPTVRSISVVPVGLTKFHRYGLTTNEAAHAEAILATCERWQRRCRAKIGVGFVYPTDEWYLVAGRDVPPLSSYDDLALHENGLGMVRQFLDEWAVVRAEELPTFAPLVRRLTLVTGTLFAPTLERAAVELSEASGLTVTVEGVVNTGLGKGITVAGLLMGKDVIAHLLACKTAGTLGEIAILPRIMFDHPDGISLDDHSPLDVANALGIPVALADVMGDVFDAAMGKNALTFRPGISPDAIPIVREGGWAVEKYL
- a CDS encoding DMT family transporter, with amino-acid sequence MTTTTKLVLRSRRTQTAAALGLLTVAAIWGSTFVVVKTATSAFPVLAFLTVRFGIASLALLPLAVGRGALTRREVAWGVGAGILFAGGYVFQTFALRLSDSGRVGFITGLYVILVPLLALLIHRYPLTRPIFFSGILALLGMAILGYTPGSNLLGDGLALACALSFAGQILVVERFPVGVIDTRRNAFFQALTVTLVASGLMLALVGGNSCAEGLFCDLIRPFAEPFPTHLPLDVLAVAAYTGVLATALALGVQVWAQKYLPPSEAAIIFAMEAPFAAIFGILFLRERITLPAVIGCALIFAAMIVATAKKRA